The Lactobacillus sp. ESL0680 DNA segment TACTGCGATGGGTGAGGAATTTATGTATAACGGCAAGGATGTATTGATTGTGTTCGACGATCTATCCAAACAAGCCGTTGCTTACCGTGAACTCTCCTTGCTTCTCCGTCGTCCGCCTGGTCGTGAAGCATATCCTGGTGATGTTTTCTACTTGCACTCACGTTTACTAGAACGTAGTGCTAAGTTAAGTGATAAATTAGGCGGCGGTTCAATGACTGCATTGCCATTTATCCAAACTGAAGCCGGTGATATTTCTGCATATATCCCAACTAACGTAATTTCAATTACTGATGGTCAGATTTTCTTGCAAAGTGATTTGTTCTTTGCCGGAACTAGACCAGCGATTGATGCCGGAAACTCAGTTTCTCGTGTTGGTGGTAGTGCGCAGATTAAAGCAATGAAGAAGGTAGCTGGTACTTTGCGTACTGACTTAGCTGCCTTCCACGAATTAGAAAGTTTTGCTCAATTTGGTAGTGACTTGGATCAAGCGACCCAAGCTAAATTAAATCGTGGTCGTCGGGTTGTTGAAGTTTTGAAACAACCTTTGCATGATCCGATTCCAGTTGAAAAGCAAGTTTTAATTCTTTATGCCTTAACGCATGGTTATTTGGATTCAGTTCCAGTTGAAGATATTGCGCGGTTTGAAAAGGAAATGTACGATAACTTTGATAGTTCTCATGCTGATCTGTTAAAACAAATTCGCGAAACTGGTGAATTACCAGATGAAAAAGAATTACAAGCTGCAATTAGCAAATTCGCTGATAGTTTTTCACCAAGTAATAAATAGGAGGTAGCTTATGCCTGCATCTTTACTTGAGTTGAAGAAAAAAATTGCTTCAGTTAAGCAAACTGGTAAAATTACGGAAGCTATGAGAATGGTTTCCGCATCAAAGTTGAATCAAACTGAAAAACGCGATCAAGGTTATACTATTTATAACGATCACGTGCGGCAGACTTTGTCGCGGTTGATGAGTACCCAAGTCGTTAATCATTTGCACAAAGAAATGGCAAACGCTGACGAGGATACCATCAGCAAGGTTGATTATGAAAATGTCTTTGGTCTTGGAATTGTCTCCGACATGGTACAAGAGCGCAAGGAAATTAAGTCAACTGGTTATTTGGTAATAACTGGTGACCGTGGACTTGTTGGCTCATACAATAGTGCTGTCATTAAGAATATGATGGGCTTAGTCGAAGACGCCAAAGCTGAAAACAAAGATATCAAAATCTTAGCTGTTGGTTCAGTAGGTGCTGACTTTTTCAAGAAAAACAACCTTAACGTTGTTTATGAAAATGATGCAATCTCTGATGTGCCAACTTTTGATGAGGTTTTACCAATTGTTTCAACCGCAATCAAGATGTACTTAAATGGGGTTTATGATGAGCTGTATGTTTGCTACACCCACCATATTAACTCACTGTCATCTGCATTTCGGGTTGAAAAAATGCTGCCAATCGTTGATATTGATATCGGCGTTGAGGAAGCTGAAGTACATAAAGATTTAGAATATGATATTAAGCCAGACATTAATACTGTCTTGACAACTTTAGTGCCGCAATATGCGCGTTCAACAATTTATGGTGCCATTTTGGATGCCAAGACTGCTGAACATGCCAGTTCAATGACGGCAATGCAGAGTGCGACAGACAATGTTAACGACTTGGTATCTAATTTAACTACTAAATTAAACCGTGCAAGACAAGCTGAAATCACTACTGAAATTACTGAAATTGTCAGTGGTGCGGAAGCTTTGAAATAAATAGAGAAAAGGAGGTAGATGTTTTGAGCGAAGGTGAAGTTGTTCAAGTAATCGGCCCAGTAGTCGATGTTAAATTTCCACTTGATAAAAACCTACCTGATATTAACAACGCTTTGCGCGTAGTCATATCAGAAGATACTTCTGTTGTCCTTGAAGTTACACTTGAGCTTGGTGATGGTGTCTTAAGAACAATTGCCATGGAATCTACTAATGGTCTCAGACGCGGGATGAAGGTTGAAGACACAGGCGGTCCAATTTCAGTACCAGTTGGTAATGATACTTTGGGTCGTGTGTTCAACGTTTTGGGCAATCCGATTGATAATGGTCCTGAATTTAGTAAGGATCATCCGCGCAACAGCATCCACAGGGAAGCTCCTAAGTATGCTGAACTGACAACTAGTCAGGAAATTCTTGAAACAGGAATTAAAGTTATTGATTTGCTCGAACCTTACGTTCGAGGAGGTAAAGTTGGTCTATTTGGTGGTGCCGGTGTTGGTAAAACCACCATTATTCAAGAGCTAATTCACAACATTGCACAAGAGCACGGTGGTATTTCTGTGTTTACTGGTGTTGGTGAAAGAACTCGTGAAGGTAATGACCTTTACTTTGAAATGAAGGCTTCAGGTGTTTTAAGTAAAACTGCCATGGTCTTTGGTCAGATGAATGAGCCGCCTGGTGCCAGAATGCGGGTTGCTCTGACTGGTTTGACTTTAGCTGAGTACTTCAGAGATGTTGAAGGACAAGATGTTTTGCTCTTTATTGATAACATTTTCCGGTTTACTCAGGCTGGTTCAGAAGTTTCCGCTTTGCTTGGTCGGATGCCAAGTGCCGTTGGTTACCAGCCAACTTTGGCTACAGAAATGGGTCAATTGCAGGAACGAATTACTTCAACAACGAAGGGTTCAATTACTTCAATTCAAGCCGTTTATGTGCCAGCCGATGACTATACCGACCCAGCTCCAGCTACGACTTTTGCTCACTTGGATGCTACAACCAACTTGGAACGTAGCTTAGTTGAGCAGGGTATTTATCCAGCCGTTGACCCACTTGAATCAACTTCTAGTGCTTTGGATCCAGAAATTGTTGGTAAAGAACACTACGAAGTTGCTACTGGGGTACAGCATATTTTGCAACGTTACCACGAATTGCAAGATATTATTTCCGTTTTGGGAATGGACGAATTATCCGATGAAGAAAAAGTAATCGTTAGCCGGGCACGGAAGATCCAATTCTTCTTGTCACAAAACTTCTTTGTTGCCGAACAATTTACGGGTGTTCCCGGTTCTTATGTACCAATTAAGGATACAATCAAGGGCTTTAAGATGATTTTAGACGGTCACCTTGATGACTTACCTGAAGATGCTTTCCGTAGTGTTGGTCCAATCGAGGATGTCCTTAAAAAGGCACAAGAGATGGGTGTTACAGCTAGCGACCCAGCTGCAAAAGCATTATTAGAAAAGTAGGGTGATGTCAAATGGCAGATCCAGAGAAACTTTTTTTGGTAAATGTTGTCACTCCTGATGGCGTGATCTATTCGCATCATTCCAGTATTGTGGAAATGCGGGCAATTGATGGTCAACGTTCAATCATGTACAATCACTTGCCGATATTAACTCCGCTGACAATTGGCGAAGTTAAGGTTAAGCGTAGTCAAGAAATGAACGAGGCTGTTAATCATATTGCTGTAAGTGGCGGTTATTTTGAATTTTCAGATAACGTTGCTACAATTATTGCTGACAGTGCTGAACGTGCCCAAAACATTGATGTTTCACGGGCACAAGCTGCTCGTGATCGAGCACAAAAGCGCATGGAAGAAGCAAAGGCACAGCATGATCAACGTTCATTACAGAGAGCTCAGGTTGCGTTAAAACGGGCTGTAAACCGGATTAGTGTTTACAATTCTGATAATTAGTAATATGAGTTTTAAACGGATGCACGAGAGTGTATCCGTTTTTTGTTAATAAAGAAAAGCGAGAAGTAGAATGTTTCAACTTGGAGTTCATGCCTTAATCAGCATTGTAATCTACCTGATTACCATTGGTTTATCCTTTCAAATCATGAAAAGTGTCCGTATTGAAAAGATTATCCGCAAGGGCAGAACCTTTGAGGCGCAACTATTGCTGATTTTTGCGGCAATTGGACTTGGCTTTTTAGTCGGCAATTTTTTTGTGACCCTGATTGATACGTCATTGCAATTAAGCAATTTCTTTTAAGACTTGGTAAAAAGGTAAAAGTCAAAGGAAAAGCTGTTTTCTTTATGGTAAAATGAACAATGAATATTTATGGAGGATTATCGTGGCACGAGATATAGGAATCGATTTAGGGACAGCCAATGTGCTTATCAACGTCTCCGGCAAGGGGATTGTGTTAAATGAGCCATCAGTAGTTGCTGTCAACACAAGTACAAACAAAGTGGTAGCAGTGGGAACCGAAGCATATAAGATGGTTGGCCGGACTCCGGGCAACATTCGGGTTATTCGTCCACTTAAAAATGGGGTAATTGCCGATTTTGACATTACCGAAGCGATGCTATCGTACTTTATTGAAAAATTAAATGTAAAAGGCTTCATGTCCAAGCCAAATATTTTGATTTGTGCGCCAACTGGTGTAACTTCAATTGAGCAGAAAGCAATCATTCAGGCAGCTGAAAAATCTGGTGGCGGTAAAGTCTACCTTGATTTTGAGCCGAAGGTTGCTGCTGTCGGTGCTGGTTTAGATATTTTTAAGCCGCAAGGTAATATTGTGATTGATATTGGTGGGGGAACAACTGATATTGCTGTTCTGTCAATGGGCGAAATTGTCACCAGTCAATCTTTGCGTTATGCCGGCGACCACATGAACCAAGCAGTTGTGTCTTACATTAAGAACAAGCATAATTTATTGATTGGTTCGCGAACAGCCGAACAGATTAAGATTGAAATTGGCAGTGCATTTGAGCCAGATAAAGATGAAACTATTACGGTTCGTGGCCGAGACATGGTTGATGGCTTGCCTAAGCAGGTAACTGTTTCCGCACCTGAAATTCAGGAAGCACTGCAAGACGGTCTGATGACGATTATTGCCTCAACCAAAGAAGTTTTGGAGAAGACCCCGCCGGAGTTATCCGCTGACATTATTGACCGCGGAATTATGCTTACTGGTGGTGGGGCACTGCTCAAGAACATTGATAAGCTGATTTCATACTATTTGAAAGTTCCTGTTTTGACAGCTGACCACCCATTAGAAGCTGTTGCCTTGGGGACAGGTACCTTGCTTAAAAATATTGAAAAGCACCAACGTCATTAATTCGCGGGGGAAGTTAACT contains these protein-coding regions:
- the atpD gene encoding F0F1 ATP synthase subunit beta, coding for MSEGEVVQVIGPVVDVKFPLDKNLPDINNALRVVISEDTSVVLEVTLELGDGVLRTIAMESTNGLRRGMKVEDTGGPISVPVGNDTLGRVFNVLGNPIDNGPEFSKDHPRNSIHREAPKYAELTTSQEILETGIKVIDLLEPYVRGGKVGLFGGAGVGKTTIIQELIHNIAQEHGGISVFTGVGERTREGNDLYFEMKASGVLSKTAMVFGQMNEPPGARMRVALTGLTLAEYFRDVEGQDVLLFIDNIFRFTQAGSEVSALLGRMPSAVGYQPTLATEMGQLQERITSTTKGSITSIQAVYVPADDYTDPAPATTFAHLDATTNLERSLVEQGIYPAVDPLESTSSALDPEIVGKEHYEVATGVQHILQRYHELQDIISVLGMDELSDEEKVIVSRARKIQFFLSQNFFVAEQFTGVPGSYVPIKDTIKGFKMILDGHLDDLPEDAFRSVGPIEDVLKKAQEMGVTASDPAAKALLEK
- the atpA gene encoding F0F1 ATP synthase subunit alpha, giving the protein MSIKAEEISSLIKQQLEHYDDKLDIDEVGVVTYIGDGIARAHGLNNVLANELLEFDNGSYGIAQNLESNDVGIIILGNFDDIREGDQVKRTGQIMRVPVGDALIGRVVNPLGQPVDGLGDIKTDKTRPIESNAPGVMERQSVNQPLQTGIKAIDALVPIGRGQRELIIGDRKTGKTSLAIDTILNQKGQDVICIYVFIGQKESTVRTEVETLKRFGAMDYTIVVEAGPSEPAPMLYIAPYAGTAMGEEFMYNGKDVLIVFDDLSKQAVAYRELSLLLRRPPGREAYPGDVFYLHSRLLERSAKLSDKLGGGSMTALPFIQTEAGDISAYIPTNVISITDGQIFLQSDLFFAGTRPAIDAGNSVSRVGGSAQIKAMKKVAGTLRTDLAAFHELESFAQFGSDLDQATQAKLNRGRRVVEVLKQPLHDPIPVEKQVLILYALTHGYLDSVPVEDIARFEKEMYDNFDSSHADLLKQIRETGELPDEKELQAAISKFADSFSPSNK
- a CDS encoding rod shape-determining protein encodes the protein MARDIGIDLGTANVLINVSGKGIVLNEPSVVAVNTSTNKVVAVGTEAYKMVGRTPGNIRVIRPLKNGVIADFDITEAMLSYFIEKLNVKGFMSKPNILICAPTGVTSIEQKAIIQAAEKSGGGKVYLDFEPKVAAVGAGLDIFKPQGNIVIDIGGGTTDIAVLSMGEIVTSQSLRYAGDHMNQAVVSYIKNKHNLLIGSRTAEQIKIEIGSAFEPDKDETITVRGRDMVDGLPKQVTVSAPEIQEALQDGLMTIIASTKEVLEKTPPELSADIIDRGIMLTGGGALLKNIDKLISYYLKVPVLTADHPLEAVALGTGTLLKNIEKHQRH
- a CDS encoding F0F1 ATP synthase subunit epsilon translates to MADPEKLFLVNVVTPDGVIYSHHSSIVEMRAIDGQRSIMYNHLPILTPLTIGEVKVKRSQEMNEAVNHIAVSGGYFEFSDNVATIIADSAERAQNIDVSRAQAARDRAQKRMEEAKAQHDQRSLQRAQVALKRAVNRISVYNSDN
- a CDS encoding F0F1 ATP synthase subunit gamma, with translation MPASLLELKKKIASVKQTGKITEAMRMVSASKLNQTEKRDQGYTIYNDHVRQTLSRLMSTQVVNHLHKEMANADEDTISKVDYENVFGLGIVSDMVQERKEIKSTGYLVITGDRGLVGSYNSAVIKNMMGLVEDAKAENKDIKILAVGSVGADFFKKNNLNVVYENDAISDVPTFDEVLPIVSTAIKMYLNGVYDELYVCYTHHINSLSSAFRVEKMLPIVDIDIGVEEAEVHKDLEYDIKPDINTVLTTLVPQYARSTIYGAILDAKTAEHASSMTAMQSATDNVNDLVSNLTTKLNRARQAEITTEITEIVSGAEALK
- a CDS encoding DUF1146 family protein — its product is MFQLGVHALISIVIYLITIGLSFQIMKSVRIEKIIRKGRTFEAQLLLIFAAIGLGFLVGNFFVTLIDTSLQLSNFF